Proteins encoded together in one Cryptomeria japonica unplaced genomic scaffold, Sugi_1.0 HiC_scaffold_1480, whole genome shotgun sequence window:
- the LOC131054411 gene encoding glycine-rich cell wall structural protein, with protein sequence MASRTKIICYILVGLILVCTLIDRAVGEEKYYNGGHGGGGYGGGGHGGGGYGGGGHGGGGHGGYGGGGHGGGGHGGYGGGGHGGGRGGHGPPGHGPEN encoded by the coding sequence ATGGCGTCTCGTACGAAGATAATATGTTATATTTTGGTGGGCCTCATATTGGTATGTACACTCATTGACAGAGCGGTGGGGGAAGAGAAGTATTATAATGGTGGGCACGGTGGTGGTGGGTATGGTGGTGGAGGTCATGGTGGTGGTGGGTATGGTGGTGGAGGTCATGGTGGCGGTGGACATGGTGGGTATGGCGGTGGAGGACATGGTGGTGGAGGCCACGGTGGGTATGGTGGTGGCGGGCATGGTGGTGGGAGAGGTGGCCACGGTCCTCCTGGCCATGGACCTGAGAATTAA